One window from the genome of Pedococcus badiiscoriae encodes:
- the hisB gene encoding imidazoleglycerol-phosphate dehydratase HisB: protein MTQQSPAHQTRAGDRTASLSRSTSESSVEVELNLDGTGQSEISTGVRFYDHMLASLAKHSLIDLRVKAAGDVDVDAHHTVEDVAIVLGDALREALGDKSGISRFGDATVPLDEALVQAVVDVAGRPYVVHTGEPDGQAYVVIGGNYVGSLTRHVWESFAGRAGIALHVRVLSGRDPHHIVEAQYKAVARALRAAVARDERVSGIPSAKGSLST from the coding sequence GTGACGCAGCAGAGCCCGGCGCACCAGACGCGCGCGGGCGACCGCACGGCGTCGCTGAGCCGCTCCACGTCGGAGTCCAGCGTCGAGGTCGAGCTCAACCTCGACGGCACGGGTCAGTCGGAGATCTCCACCGGGGTCAGGTTCTACGACCACATGCTGGCGTCCCTGGCCAAGCACTCGCTCATCGACCTGCGGGTCAAGGCCGCCGGAGACGTCGACGTCGACGCGCACCACACCGTCGAGGACGTCGCGATCGTGCTCGGTGACGCCTTGCGCGAGGCCCTCGGCGACAAGTCCGGCATCTCCCGCTTCGGCGATGCGACGGTGCCCCTCGACGAGGCGCTGGTCCAGGCCGTCGTGGACGTGGCCGGGCGTCCCTACGTCGTGCACACGGGCGAACCCGACGGGCAGGCCTACGTCGTCATCGGCGGCAACTACGTCGGCTCGCTCACCCGCCACGTCTGGGAGTCCTTCGCCGGGCGGGCCGGGATCGCGCTGCACGTGCGCGTGCTGTCCGGTCGCGACCCGCACCACATCGTCGAGGCCCAGTACAAGGCGGTGGCCCGTGCCCTGCGGGCCGCGGTCGCGCGCGACGAGCGGGTCAGCGGCATACCCAGCGCGAAGGGCAGCCTTTCCACGTGA
- the hisH gene encoding imidazole glycerol phosphate synthase subunit HisH produces the protein MSRVVVFDYGSGNVRSAVRALEHVGAEVELTADRAAALAADGLFVPGVGNFHACMAGLRAAEGPVVIDLRLSGGRPVLGVCVGMQVLFDGSDEPSAAPQEGLGEWPGAVSRLQADVVPHMGWSEVDVPAGSHLFAGVESERFYFVHSYAVQSWTLEEPTGAFAAVAPKVTWAQHGGRFVAAVENGPLAATQFHPEKSGDAGLALLENWVKSL, from the coding sequence ATGAGCCGGGTTGTCGTGTTCGACTACGGCAGTGGCAACGTGCGCTCGGCCGTGCGCGCGCTGGAGCACGTGGGTGCCGAGGTGGAGCTGACCGCGGACCGTGCTGCTGCGCTCGCGGCCGACGGCCTGTTCGTGCCCGGGGTGGGGAACTTCCACGCCTGCATGGCTGGACTGCGCGCTGCCGAAGGTCCGGTGGTGATCGACCTGCGGCTCTCCGGGGGACGCCCGGTGCTCGGCGTCTGCGTCGGGATGCAGGTGTTGTTCGACGGTTCGGACGAGCCCAGCGCTGCTCCGCAGGAGGGCCTGGGGGAGTGGCCCGGGGCAGTGTCCCGGCTGCAGGCCGACGTGGTGCCGCACATGGGCTGGTCCGAGGTCGACGTCCCGGCAGGGAGCCACCTCTTCGCGGGCGTGGAGTCCGAGCGCTTCTACTTCGTCCACTCGTATGCCGTGCAGTCCTGGACCCTGGAGGAGCCCACCGGCGCCTTCGCCGCCGTCGCCCCCAAGGTCACCTGGGCGCAGCACGGTGGGCGGTTCGTCGCAGCCGTCGAGAACGGCCCGCTGGCGGCGACGCAGTTCCACCCCGAGAAGTCCGGTGACGCAGGCCTGGCCCTCCTCGAGAACTGGGTGAAGTCACTGTGA
- the priA gene encoding bifunctional 1-(5-phosphoribosyl)-5-((5-phosphoribosylamino)methylideneamino)imidazole-4-carboxamide isomerase/phosphoribosylanthranilate isomerase PriA: protein MTHAPRLELLPAVDVQGGRAVQLVQGVAGSGGEFGDPWEAALRWQEQGAEWLHLVDLDAAFGRGSNRDLLADIVGRLDLQVELSGGIRDAESLEAALATGCRRVNLGTAALEDPEWTARAIAEHGDRVAVGLDVRGTTLAARGWTKDGGDLWETLARLDAEGCARYVVTDVNKDGMLKGPNLDLLREVCARTDRPVVASGGVSTLEDIEAIRGLVPLGVEGAIVGSALYRGAFTLPAALDAAGRP, encoded by the coding sequence ATGACCCACGCACCGCGACTCGAGCTCCTGCCCGCTGTCGACGTCCAGGGCGGCCGCGCCGTCCAGCTCGTGCAGGGGGTGGCGGGCAGCGGGGGCGAGTTCGGCGACCCGTGGGAGGCAGCCCTGCGGTGGCAGGAGCAGGGGGCGGAGTGGCTGCACCTCGTCGACCTCGACGCCGCCTTCGGCCGCGGCTCGAACCGCGACCTGCTGGCGGACATCGTCGGCCGGCTGGACCTCCAGGTCGAGCTGAGCGGCGGGATCCGCGATGCCGAGTCCCTGGAGGCGGCGCTGGCCACGGGATGTCGCAGGGTCAACCTGGGGACGGCTGCACTGGAGGACCCGGAGTGGACCGCGCGGGCCATCGCTGAGCACGGTGACCGGGTGGCGGTGGGTCTCGACGTGCGGGGGACCACCCTGGCCGCGCGCGGCTGGACGAAGGACGGCGGCGACCTCTGGGAGACCCTGGCCCGGCTCGACGCCGAGGGGTGCGCGCGCTACGTCGTCACCGACGTCAACAAGGACGGCATGCTCAAGGGTCCGAACCTCGACCTGCTCCGCGAGGTCTGTGCCCGCACCGACCGGCCGGTCGTGGCCTCGGGTGGGGTGTCGACGCTCGAGGACATCGAGGCGATCCGGGGATTGGTCCCGCTCGGGGTCGAGGGC